The proteins below are encoded in one region of Bacteroides uniformis:
- a CDS encoding UpxZ family transcription anti-terminator antagonist, translating into MNDLTSRALELQHAAHELMYLGMDGEPVYSDTFCRLNKEVLVKSDSLFSAQSSDVEEEANLCLALLMGYNATIYDYGDKERKKQVVLERIYNVLEKLPVSLLKVHLLVYTYGEVYEESMRCETYNIMKNWNMLDLSTEQKKVIDILKNIEENPYPLEIIE; encoded by the coding sequence ATGAATGATTTAACTTCCCGTGCTCTTGAGCTTCAACATGCAGCTCATGAGCTGATGTATCTTGGTATGGACGGTGAGCCGGTCTATTCCGACACTTTTTGCCGGTTGAATAAGGAAGTGCTTGTTAAGTCCGATTCTCTTTTTTCTGCTCAGAGTTCCGATGTTGAGGAGGAGGCGAATTTGTGCTTGGCTCTTTTGATGGGGTATAATGCTACCATTTATGATTATGGAGATAAAGAGCGGAAAAAACAGGTGGTTTTAGAGCGTATCTATAATGTTCTGGAGAAGCTTCCCGTTTCTTTGCTTAAGGTCCATTTACTGGTTTATACCTATGGTGAGGTTTATGAAGAATCCATGCGATGCGAAACTTATAACATAATGAAAAACTGGAATATGTTAGATTTATCTACTGAGCAAAAGAAGGTAATAGATATTTTGAAAAATATTGAGGAGAATCCGTATCCTTTAGAAATCATTGAGTAA